A DNA window from Hoplias malabaricus isolate fHopMal1 chromosome 5, fHopMal1.hap1, whole genome shotgun sequence contains the following coding sequences:
- the gnl3 gene encoding guanine nucleotide-binding protein-like 3 isoform X1: MKRPKLKKASKRMSCAKRYKIQKKVREHHKKLRKEAKKSGIKRKSKKDIGVPNSAPFKEEVLREAEQKKQELEELKEKNKLAKQKERAEKRKKGKETAGAEEEPKTKKAKKEEKVKAQREARAAVAKGKSSNVFRCSELKKVVEASDVILEVLDARDPMGCRCPQLEEAVLKHEGKKMLFVLTKIDLVPKVILEKWLAYLQAECPTFVFKSSTHIQDRTVLEKKQRAANVNADPRKVGASFGCDSLMQTLTDLASKQDSESMLKVGVVGFPSVGKSSVINTMKGIRACHAGVYRGLTKCMQEVHISKQVKMMDSPAIVAAPSNSGDKLALRSLLVEDKELNPLEAVKSLLYSVNQQHIMLQYNVPNYRNSLEFLTCFAKKRGFLQKGALPNTEQAATTFLNDWTGAKLNYYCKVPDRKCLPPHLTEAMVTKMQTGVNLDKIEMANEQILKRLRATSLPNCITLNSKGMTDGLLNVSEISAEKPAAVEEEDEEDITDQTEDIEEIEDLEEAETLAQTQTSKQKSARKQIKGKAKPAAVNVDLLTTQNDDDAYDFNTDFV, from the exons ATGAAGAGACCTA agTTAAAGAAGGCGAGCAAGCGCATGAGCTGCGCCAAACGGTATAAAATCCAGAAAAAg gTTCGGGAACACCACAAAAAATTACGTAAAGAGGCAAAGAAAAGTGGAATAAAAAGAAAGTCCAAGAAGGATATCGGCGTACCGAACAGTGCTCCTTTTAAGGAGGAGGTCCTTAGAGAAGCGGAGCAGAAGAAACAAGAG CTTGAAGAgctaaaagaaaagaacaagcTTGCCAAGCAGAAGGAGCGAgctgaaaagagaaagaaggggAAAGAGACAGCCGGTGCTGAAGAGGAGCCCAAAACAAAGAAAGCTAAAAAG GAAGAGAAAGTAAAGGCTCAGAGGGAAGCGAGGGCAGCTGTTGCCAAAGGGAAAAGCAGTAATGTGTTCAGATGCAGCGAGCTGAAGAAG GTTGTTGAAGCTTCTGATGTGATACTGGAAGTTCTGGATGCCAGAGATCCTATGGGCTGTCGTTGTCCTCAACTGGAAGAGGCTGTGCTGAAACATGAGGGCAAGAAAATGTTGTTTGTACTGACCaagatag ATCTTGTTCCTAAAGTCATTCTAGAGAAGTGGCTTGCATATCTTCAAGCAGAATGTCCTACATTTGTCTTTAAGTCATCCACACATATACAGGATAGGACTGTG CTGGAAAAGAAGCAGAGAGCTGCTAATGTAAATGCTGACCCCAGGAAAGTAGGAGCTTCCTTTGGCTGTGATTCCCTGATGCAGACACTTACTGACTTAGCCAGCAAGCAGGACAGTGAGAGCATGCTCAAAGTTGGCGTTGTTG GTTTTCCCAGTGTGGGGAAGAGCAGTGTCATTAACACCATGAAGGGAATCAGAGCATGCCATGCTGGTGTCTATCGAGGACTGACTAA ATGTATGCAGGAAGTACATATATCTAAGCAAGTGAAGATGATGGACAGTCCAGCAATAGTGGCAGCTCCATCCAACTCTGGAGATAAGCTGGCTTTGAGGAGTCTACTGGTAGAGGATAAGGAGCTAAATCCCCTTGAAGCAGTCAAATCTCTGCTGTACTCCGTCAACCAGCAGCAT ATAATGTTGCAGTACAATGTCCCAAACTACAGAAACTCTCTAGAGTTTTTGACTTGTTTTGCGAAGAAGCGTGGTTTCCTACAGAAAGGTGCTCTGCCAAACACTGAACAAGCAGCAACTACATTTCTCAATGACTGGACAGG AGCGAAACTGAACTACTATTGCAAAGTACCAGACAGAAAATGCCTTCCCCCACACCTCACTGAAGCCATGGTTACAAAGATGCAGACGGGTGTGAACCTGGATAAAATAGAAATGGCTAATGAGCAGATTTTGAAAC GTTTAAGAGCAACAAGTTTGCCTAACTGCATTACATTAAACTCAAAGGGCATGACTGATGGCCTTTTGAATGTCAGTGAGATTTCAGCAGAAAAACCTGCAGCGGTAGAAGAGGAAGACGAGGAGGATATCACTGACCAAACAGAAGATATAGAGGAAATTGAAGATCTTGAGGAG GCTGAGACTCTGGCACAGACTCAGACGTCTAAACAGAAAAGTGCAC gaaaacaaataaaaggaaAGGCAAAGCCGGCTGCTGTCAACGTCGATCTATTGACCACACAGAACGACGACGACGCGTATGATTTCAACACAGACTTTGTATGA
- the gnl3 gene encoding guanine nucleotide-binding protein-like 3 isoform X2, which yields MSCAKRYKIQKKVREHHKKLRKEAKKSGIKRKSKKDIGVPNSAPFKEEVLREAEQKKQELEELKEKNKLAKQKERAEKRKKGKETAGAEEEPKTKKAKKEEKVKAQREARAAVAKGKSSNVFRCSELKKVVEASDVILEVLDARDPMGCRCPQLEEAVLKHEGKKMLFVLTKIDLVPKVILEKWLAYLQAECPTFVFKSSTHIQDRTVLEKKQRAANVNADPRKVGASFGCDSLMQTLTDLASKQDSESMLKVGVVGFPSVGKSSVINTMKGIRACHAGVYRGLTKCMQEVHISKQVKMMDSPAIVAAPSNSGDKLALRSLLVEDKELNPLEAVKSLLYSVNQQHIMLQYNVPNYRNSLEFLTCFAKKRGFLQKGALPNTEQAATTFLNDWTGAKLNYYCKVPDRKCLPPHLTEAMVTKMQTGVNLDKIEMANEQILKRLRATSLPNCITLNSKGMTDGLLNVSEISAEKPAAVEEEDEEDITDQTEDIEEIEDLEEAETLAQTQTSKQKSARKQIKGKAKPAAVNVDLLTTQNDDDAYDFNTDFV from the exons ATGAGCTGCGCCAAACGGTATAAAATCCAGAAAAAg gTTCGGGAACACCACAAAAAATTACGTAAAGAGGCAAAGAAAAGTGGAATAAAAAGAAAGTCCAAGAAGGATATCGGCGTACCGAACAGTGCTCCTTTTAAGGAGGAGGTCCTTAGAGAAGCGGAGCAGAAGAAACAAGAG CTTGAAGAgctaaaagaaaagaacaagcTTGCCAAGCAGAAGGAGCGAgctgaaaagagaaagaaggggAAAGAGACAGCCGGTGCTGAAGAGGAGCCCAAAACAAAGAAAGCTAAAAAG GAAGAGAAAGTAAAGGCTCAGAGGGAAGCGAGGGCAGCTGTTGCCAAAGGGAAAAGCAGTAATGTGTTCAGATGCAGCGAGCTGAAGAAG GTTGTTGAAGCTTCTGATGTGATACTGGAAGTTCTGGATGCCAGAGATCCTATGGGCTGTCGTTGTCCTCAACTGGAAGAGGCTGTGCTGAAACATGAGGGCAAGAAAATGTTGTTTGTACTGACCaagatag ATCTTGTTCCTAAAGTCATTCTAGAGAAGTGGCTTGCATATCTTCAAGCAGAATGTCCTACATTTGTCTTTAAGTCATCCACACATATACAGGATAGGACTGTG CTGGAAAAGAAGCAGAGAGCTGCTAATGTAAATGCTGACCCCAGGAAAGTAGGAGCTTCCTTTGGCTGTGATTCCCTGATGCAGACACTTACTGACTTAGCCAGCAAGCAGGACAGTGAGAGCATGCTCAAAGTTGGCGTTGTTG GTTTTCCCAGTGTGGGGAAGAGCAGTGTCATTAACACCATGAAGGGAATCAGAGCATGCCATGCTGGTGTCTATCGAGGACTGACTAA ATGTATGCAGGAAGTACATATATCTAAGCAAGTGAAGATGATGGACAGTCCAGCAATAGTGGCAGCTCCATCCAACTCTGGAGATAAGCTGGCTTTGAGGAGTCTACTGGTAGAGGATAAGGAGCTAAATCCCCTTGAAGCAGTCAAATCTCTGCTGTACTCCGTCAACCAGCAGCAT ATAATGTTGCAGTACAATGTCCCAAACTACAGAAACTCTCTAGAGTTTTTGACTTGTTTTGCGAAGAAGCGTGGTTTCCTACAGAAAGGTGCTCTGCCAAACACTGAACAAGCAGCAACTACATTTCTCAATGACTGGACAGG AGCGAAACTGAACTACTATTGCAAAGTACCAGACAGAAAATGCCTTCCCCCACACCTCACTGAAGCCATGGTTACAAAGATGCAGACGGGTGTGAACCTGGATAAAATAGAAATGGCTAATGAGCAGATTTTGAAAC GTTTAAGAGCAACAAGTTTGCCTAACTGCATTACATTAAACTCAAAGGGCATGACTGATGGCCTTTTGAATGTCAGTGAGATTTCAGCAGAAAAACCTGCAGCGGTAGAAGAGGAAGACGAGGAGGATATCACTGACCAAACAGAAGATATAGAGGAAATTGAAGATCTTGAGGAG GCTGAGACTCTGGCACAGACTCAGACGTCTAAACAGAAAAGTGCAC gaaaacaaataaaaggaaAGGCAAAGCCGGCTGCTGTCAACGTCGATCTATTGACCACACAGAACGACGACGACGCGTATGATTTCAACACAGACTTTGTATGA